A window of Cryptomeria japonica chromosome 3, Sugi_1.0, whole genome shotgun sequence contains these coding sequences:
- the LOC131044240 gene encoding probable protein phosphatase 2C 25 isoform X1, whose product MPLSGPPCSFTSDGSSSCPLNSVRWDLQSSPVRDEEQQRCDNCEGVMNCCVEGNVLRWPLSQLKRKRPPRLEIPSAGPLLHIENLSEELQKEMYVQGSNYSVACKKGYRQVMEDAYSAITDISRYSDQAFFGVFDGHGGHKAADFAAERLGQNMMDAFMEVRQDDNDMEQAVRTGYLTTDAIFSMQCLSSGACCVTALIRGGNMVVANAGDCRAVLSRDGIAEALTYDHRLEREDERQRITDLGGYVDCHNGVWRVQGKLAVSRSIGDIEMKKWVTAEPELHKLSITSNCEFLILASDGLWDKVGNQEAVDLARDFYTENSTSFSSIRESLIMGSCKKLVEVAVNRGSKDDVTVLIVDLTQFRRERD is encoded by the exons ATGCCATTATCTGGACCACCTTGTTCTTTTACTTCGGATGGATCTTCATCTTGTCCTCTGAATTCTGTGAGATGGGATTTGCAATCGTCCCCTGTAAGAGATGAAGAACAGCAGAGATGTGATAACTGTGAGGGGGTGATGAATTGTTGTGTTGAAGGGAATGTGTTGAGATGGCCTCTATCACAGCTTAAAAGGAAGCGTCCACCCAGGCTAGAAATTCCATCAGCGGGGCCATTGTTGCACATCGAAAACCTAAGTGAGGAGCTGCAGAAGGAAATGTATGTTCAAGGCTCCAACTATTCTGTAGCCTGTAAAAAGGGTTACAGACAAGTTATGGAAGATGCTTATAGCGCTATTACTGATATTTCTCGCTATTCCGACCAG GCTTTCTTCGGTGTGTTTGATGGGCATGGCGGTCACAAGGCTGCAGATTTTGCTGCCGAAAGACTCGGCCAAAACATGATGGATGCGTTCATGGAAGTAAGACAAGATGATAACGACATGGAACAGGCGGTCAGAACAGGTTATTTGACTACCGACGCAATTTTTTCTATGCAA TGTTTAAGCAGCGGGGCTTGTTGTGTGACAGCACTGATAAGAGGAGGTAACATGGTAGTGGCCAACGCTGGAGATTGCCGTGCAGTTCTAAGTAGAGATGGCATTGCTGAAGCCCTTACATATGACCATAGATTGGAAAGGGAAGATGAGCGCCAACGGATCACAGATCtg GGTGGTTATGTAGATTGTCACAATGGTGTGTGGAGAGTACAGGGAAAGTTAGCGGTATCGAGAAGTATAGGTGATATAGAGATGAAGAAATGGGTAACAGCAGAGCCAGAGTTGCATAAGCTCAGCATTACGTCTAACTGTGAATTTTTGATATTGGCATCGGATGGATTGTGGGACAAG GTGGGCAATCAGGAGGCTGTGGACTTGGCAAGGGATTTCTACACAGAGAATTCGACAAGCTTCTCAAGTATAAGGGAAAGTTTAATAATGGGCTCATGCAAAAAACTTGTGGAGGTTGCAGTAAACAGAGGGAGCAAAGATGACGTAACGGTTCTGATTGTGGATCTCACTCAATTTCGCAGAGAGAGAGATTGA
- the LOC131044240 gene encoding probable protein phosphatase 2C 25 isoform X2, protein MPLSGPPCSFTSDGSSSCPLNSVRWDLQSSPVRDEEQQRCDNCEGVMNCCVEGNVLRWPLSQLKRKRPPRLEIPSAGPLLHIENLSEELQKEMYVQGSNYSVACKKGYRQVMEDAYSAITDISRYSDQAADFAAERLGQNMMDAFMEVRQDDNDMEQAVRTGYLTTDAIFSMQCLSSGACCVTALIRGGNMVVANAGDCRAVLSRDGIAEALTYDHRLEREDERQRITDLGGYVDCHNGVWRVQGKLAVSRSIGDIEMKKWVTAEPELHKLSITSNCEFLILASDGLWDKVGNQEAVDLARDFYTENSTSFSSIRESLIMGSCKKLVEVAVNRGSKDDVTVLIVDLTQFRRERD, encoded by the exons ATGCCATTATCTGGACCACCTTGTTCTTTTACTTCGGATGGATCTTCATCTTGTCCTCTGAATTCTGTGAGATGGGATTTGCAATCGTCCCCTGTAAGAGATGAAGAACAGCAGAGATGTGATAACTGTGAGGGGGTGATGAATTGTTGTGTTGAAGGGAATGTGTTGAGATGGCCTCTATCACAGCTTAAAAGGAAGCGTCCACCCAGGCTAGAAATTCCATCAGCGGGGCCATTGTTGCACATCGAAAACCTAAGTGAGGAGCTGCAGAAGGAAATGTATGTTCAAGGCTCCAACTATTCTGTAGCCTGTAAAAAGGGTTACAGACAAGTTATGGAAGATGCTTATAGCGCTATTACTGATATTTCTCGCTATTCCGACCAG GCTGCAGATTTTGCTGCCGAAAGACTCGGCCAAAACATGATGGATGCGTTCATGGAAGTAAGACAAGATGATAACGACATGGAACAGGCGGTCAGAACAGGTTATTTGACTACCGACGCAATTTTTTCTATGCAA TGTTTAAGCAGCGGGGCTTGTTGTGTGACAGCACTGATAAGAGGAGGTAACATGGTAGTGGCCAACGCTGGAGATTGCCGTGCAGTTCTAAGTAGAGATGGCATTGCTGAAGCCCTTACATATGACCATAGATTGGAAAGGGAAGATGAGCGCCAACGGATCACAGATCtg GGTGGTTATGTAGATTGTCACAATGGTGTGTGGAGAGTACAGGGAAAGTTAGCGGTATCGAGAAGTATAGGTGATATAGAGATGAAGAAATGGGTAACAGCAGAGCCAGAGTTGCATAAGCTCAGCATTACGTCTAACTGTGAATTTTTGATATTGGCATCGGATGGATTGTGGGACAAG GTGGGCAATCAGGAGGCTGTGGACTTGGCAAGGGATTTCTACACAGAGAATTCGACAAGCTTCTCAAGTATAAGGGAAAGTTTAATAATGGGCTCATGCAAAAAACTTGTGGAGGTTGCAGTAAACAGAGGGAGCAAAGATGACGTAACGGTTCTGATTGTGGATCTCACTCAATTTCGCAGAGAGAGAGATTGA
- the LOC131044240 gene encoding probable protein phosphatase 2C 2 isoform X3, producing the protein MPLSGPPCSFTSDGSSSCPLNSVRWDLQSSPVRDEEQQRCDNCEGVMNCCVEGNVLRWPLSQLKRKRPPRLEIPSAGPLLHIENLSEELQKEMYVQGSNYSVACKKGYRQVMEDAYSAITDISRYSDQAFFGVFDGHGGHKAADFAAERLGQNMMDAFMEVRQDDNDMEQAVRTGYLTTDAIFSMQCLSSGACCVTALIRGGNMVVANAGDCRAVLSRDGIAEALTYDHRLEREDERQRITDLGGYVDCHNGVWRVQGKLAVSRSIGDIEMKKWVTAEPELHKLSITSNCEFLILASDGLWDKVDGFFFRWAIRRLWTWQGISTQRIRQASQV; encoded by the exons ATGCCATTATCTGGACCACCTTGTTCTTTTACTTCGGATGGATCTTCATCTTGTCCTCTGAATTCTGTGAGATGGGATTTGCAATCGTCCCCTGTAAGAGATGAAGAACAGCAGAGATGTGATAACTGTGAGGGGGTGATGAATTGTTGTGTTGAAGGGAATGTGTTGAGATGGCCTCTATCACAGCTTAAAAGGAAGCGTCCACCCAGGCTAGAAATTCCATCAGCGGGGCCATTGTTGCACATCGAAAACCTAAGTGAGGAGCTGCAGAAGGAAATGTATGTTCAAGGCTCCAACTATTCTGTAGCCTGTAAAAAGGGTTACAGACAAGTTATGGAAGATGCTTATAGCGCTATTACTGATATTTCTCGCTATTCCGACCAG GCTTTCTTCGGTGTGTTTGATGGGCATGGCGGTCACAAGGCTGCAGATTTTGCTGCCGAAAGACTCGGCCAAAACATGATGGATGCGTTCATGGAAGTAAGACAAGATGATAACGACATGGAACAGGCGGTCAGAACAGGTTATTTGACTACCGACGCAATTTTTTCTATGCAA TGTTTAAGCAGCGGGGCTTGTTGTGTGACAGCACTGATAAGAGGAGGTAACATGGTAGTGGCCAACGCTGGAGATTGCCGTGCAGTTCTAAGTAGAGATGGCATTGCTGAAGCCCTTACATATGACCATAGATTGGAAAGGGAAGATGAGCGCCAACGGATCACAGATCtg GGTGGTTATGTAGATTGTCACAATGGTGTGTGGAGAGTACAGGGAAAGTTAGCGGTATCGAGAAGTATAGGTGATATAGAGATGAAGAAATGGGTAACAGCAGAGCCAGAGTTGCATAAGCTCAGCATTACGTCTAACTGTGAATTTTTGATATTGGCATCGGATGGATTGTGGGACAAG GTTGATGGTTTCTTTTTCAGGTGGGCAATCAGGAGGCTGTGGACTTGGCAAGGGATTTCTACACAGAGAATTCGACAAGCTTCTCAAGTATAA